A genomic stretch from Calonectris borealis chromosome 6, bCalBor7.hap1.2, whole genome shotgun sequence includes:
- the CTLA4 gene encoding cytotoxic T-lymphocyte protein 4, with the protein MLSILVTVGFLCTATAIAEVMEVTQPAMVLANRQGVASLVCKYKHIGNAKEIRVTLLKQTGDRFTEICASTYTMEFKMFSVEEVIQCHVSPSRNNVTLTLTGLQANDTGLYVCKMERMYPPPYFMNKGNGTHLYVIDPEPCPDTAIYLWVLGTTASGFFLYSIIISAILMGKAIKRRRCLTTGVYVKMPSEKLEKKVIPFHITVN; encoded by the exons ATGCTCTCAATATTGGTCACCGTGGGCTTTCTCTGCACAGCCACTGCCATTGCTGAAG TAATGGAAGTGACTCAGCCAGCAATGGTGCTGGCCAACAGGCAAGGAGTCGCCAGCTTGGTGTGTAAATACAAGCACATTGGGAATGCAAAGGAAATTCGAGTGACTCTGCTTAAACAGACAGGTGACCGGTTCACTGAAATTTGTGCTTCAACCTACACAATGGAGTTTAAAATGTTCAGTGTGGAAGAGGTCATTCAGTGTCATGTTAGCCCTAGCCGAAACAATGTGACCCTCACCCTCACTGGCCTGCAAGCTAATGATACTGGTCTTTACGTCTGCAAGATGGAACGGATGTACCCTCCACCCTATTTTATGAACAAGGGAAATGGGACGCATCTCTACGTCATTG ATCCAGAACCTTGTCCAGACACTGCCATATATCTCTGGGTATTAGGAACTACTGCCTCAGGATTTTTTCTTTACAGTATCATCATCTCAGCCATTCTCATGGGCAAAGCG ATAAAGAGAAGACGATGTCTCACTACTGGGGTCTATGTGAAAATGCCTTCTGAAAAGCTAGAGAAAAAAGTGATTCCATTCCACATCACTGTTAACTGa